In Notamacropus eugenii isolate mMacEug1 chromosome 1, mMacEug1.pri_v2, whole genome shotgun sequence, one genomic interval encodes:
- the LOC140510130 gene encoding guanosine-3',5'-bis(diphosphate) 3'-pyrophosphohydrolase MESH1-like isoform X3, producing MSSDAALLLEAADFAARKHRKQRRKDPEETPYINHPIGVARILSHEAGVTDITVLQAALLHDTVEDTNTTLEEVEERFGAEVRRVVEEVTDDKELPKLERKRLQVENASRSSRAAKLVKLADKLDNLRDLNRRTPKGWSEQRVQEYFEWAAQVVKGLQGTSPQMEGALQKLFQERGLSL from the exons ATGAGCTCGGACGCGGCGCTGCTTCTGGAGGCGGCCGACTTCGCTGCCAGGAAGCACCGCAAGCAGCGGCGGAAGGACCCCGAGGAGACCCCGTACATCAATCACCCCATCG GTGTGGCCCGGATCCTAAGCCACGAAGCGGGAGTGACGGACATCACGGTGCTGCAG GCCGCGCTGCTTCACGACACGGTGGAGGACACGAACACCACCCTGGAGGAGGTGGAGGAACGTTTTGGGGCGGAGGTGCGGCGCGTCGTGGAGGAGGTGACCGACGACAAGGAGCTGCCCAAGCTGGAGCGAAAGCGGCTGCAGGTGGAGAACGCCTCGCGCAGCAGCCGGGCTGCCAAGCTGGTGAAGCTGGCAGATAAGCTGGACAACCTTCGGGACCTCAACCGTCGCACCCCCAAAG GATGGTCTGAGCAGAGGGTCCAGGAGTACTTTGAGTGGGCAGCACAAGTGGTTAAAGGGCTTCAGGGCACGAGCCCGCAAATGGAAGGGGCACTGCAGAAACTGTTCCAAGAACGAGGACTATCCCTGTGA
- the VPS33B gene encoding vacuolar protein sorting-associated protein 33B, translating into MAFPHRPDAPELPDFSMLKRLARDQLIYLLEQLPGKKDLFIEADLMSPLDRIANVSILKQHEVDKLYKVENKPVFSTSEQLCFLVRPRIRNMRYIANIVNTDKMAGRTRRYKVIFSPQKFYACEMVLEEEGIYGDVSCDEWAFSLLPLDVDLLSMELPEFFRDYFLEGNQRWINTVAQALHLLSNLYGPFANCYGIGRCAKMVYEMWRELEEEEEGEIKGRKPEIGHIFLLDRDVDFVTALCSQVVYEGLVDDTFRIKCGSVDFGPDVTSSDKSLKVLLNAQDKVFNEIRNEHFSNVFGFLSQKARNLQAQYDRRRSMDIKQMKNFVSQELKGLKQEHRLLSLHIGACESIMKKKTKQDFQELIKTEHALLEGFNIRESTSYIEEHIDRQVSPIESLRLMCLLSVTENGLVPKDYRSLKTQYLQSYGPEHLLTFSNLRRTGLLTEQVPGDTLTAVENKVSKLVTDKAAGKLTDAFSSLAKRSNFRGISKKLGLIPRGDSEYDLKVPRDMAYVFSGAYIPLSCRIIEQVLERRNWLGLEEVVRLLNGNEFAYTDMIPEENAPSDSLRLVLVVFLGGCTFSEISALRFLGRERGYRFIFLTTAVTNSARLMEAMSEVKT; encoded by the exons ATGGCTTTTCCGCATCGGCCGGATGCCCCAGAGCTGCCCGACTTCTCCATGCTCAAGAGACTGGCCCGGGACCAGCTCATCTACCTGCTGGAGCAG CTTCCTGGGAAGAAGGACTTATTTATTGAGGCCGATCTGATGAGTCCGTTGGATCGAATTGCCAACGTGTCTATTCTCAAG CAACATGAAGTGGACAAACTGTACAAGGTGGAGAACAAGCCTGTCTTTAGTACCAGTGAACA GTTGTGCTTCCTTGTCCGACCTCGAATCAGGAACATGCGATATATTGCAA ACATTGTCAATACTGACAAAATGGCTGGTCGAACTCGAAGGTACAAAGTGATCTTTAGCCCACAGAAG ttctatgcATGTGAGATGGTACTTGAGGAAGAGGGAATTTATGGAG ATGTGAGCTGTGATGAGTGGGCCTTCTCCTTGCTGCCTCTTGATGTGGATCTCCTCAGCATGGAACTTCCTGAATTCTTCAGAGACTACTTCCTG GAGGGAAACCAGCGTTGGATTAATACTGTGGCCCAGGCTCTGCACCTTCTCAGCAATCTCTATGGACCTTTTGCAAACTGCTATGGAATTGGACGATGCGCCAAG ATGGTGTATGAGATGTGGAgggagctggaggaggaagaagagggtgaGATAAAAGGCCGAAAACCAGAAATTGGGCACATTTTTCTTCTGGATAGAG ATGTGGATTTTgtgactgcactctgctcccaagTGGTATATGAGGGGCTAGTGGATGATACCTTCCGCATCAAGTGTG GGAGTGTTGATTTTGGTCCAGATGTCACATCCTCCGACAAGAGCCTCAAAGTGCTACTTAATGCCCAGGATAAG GTGTTTAACGAAATTCGTAATGAGCATTTCTCCAATGTCTTTGGCTTCCTGAGCCAGAAGGCCCGAAACCTGCAGGCACAGTATGAT CGCCGGCGTAGCATGGACATCAAACAGATGAAGAATTTTGTCTCTCAGGAGCTCAAGGGACTGAAGCAAGAGCACCGACTGCTGAGTTTGC ATATTGGGGCCTGTGAGTctatcatgaaaaagaaaaccaagcaaGATTTTCAGGAGTTGATCAAGACAGAACATG CACTGCTAGAAGGGTTCAACATCCGTGAGAGCACGAGCTATATTGAGGAGCACATTGACCGACAG GTATCACCTATTGAGAGCCTCCGTCTCATGTGTCTCCTGTCCGTCACTGAGAATG GTTTGGTGCCCAAAGACTATCGCTCTCTGAAAACCCAGTATCTTCAG AGCTATGGGCCTGAGCACCTGCTGACCTTTTCCAATCTTCGTCGGACAGGGCTGCTAACAGAGCAGGTTCCGGGAGATACTCTTACTGCAGTAGAGAATAAAGTGAGCAAATTGGTGACTGATAAAGCTGCAG GAAAACTCACTGATGCTTTCAGTTCTTTGGCTAAGAGAAGCAATTTTCGTGGCATCAGCAAAAAGTTGGGCTTG ATTCCACGTGGTGACAGCGAGTACGACTTGAAAGTGCCACGGGATATGGCATATGTCTTCAGCGGTGCCTACATACCCCTCAGCTGCCGCATCATTGAGCAG GTATTAGAGCGAAGGAACTGGCTGGGCCTTGAGGAGGTTGTTCGGTTACTCAACGGTAATGAATTTGCATACACAG ACATGATCCCTGAAGAAAATGCCCCTAGTGATTCCCTGCGTCTTGTCCTTGTGGTTTTTCTGGGTGGATGCACCTTCTCTGAGATCTCAGCCCTCCGGTTCTTGGGCAGAGAGAGAG GTTATAGATTCATTTTCTTGACGACAGCTGTGACAAATAGTGCTCGGCTTATGGAGGCCATGAGTGAGGTGAAAACATGA